The window CAGGGTCCGGATGCCGGCCCTCCAGGGCTCGCCGCCGAGCTCCTCGTCATAGAGCTCCATATTGGCTGACGCCTCGAGGAGCGCCCGCGGCCCGTTCCTCGCGCCGCTTACATAGGTTGCCGTAAGGTCGTAGGGTACGGGCAGAACCGAGAACCGGACCTCTTTGGTCTCGTACTCCGGGGTCTCGTACTCCGGCCCTTCGAGCCCGCCGAAGTTTTGCCGCTGCCCTAATCCCATATCCTCTTTTTTATCCTGTAAGAGTTCTTGAGGTCCATCTTCGGAAGAACCCTTTTAAAACCCCTCATCCTCTGCGCAAGCGCCGTGGCTATTATGGGCAGGGCGATGGTCGTATCGCAGGCAACGCTCACCCGCCTTGACTTCTTCGCTATCTTCCCCCAGGACTGCGCCTCCTCGAAGGTGCACCCGCTAAGGCCCCCCCAGTGAGGTGAATCGGCCGTTACCTGTATGGCGTACTTGTGGCCCGGGGCGGGCTTACCCATCATGTTGGCCGTTACCTCGGCCTGCTGTATGAAGTTCTTGGGCGTGCCGCCGCCGAAGAATATAACGCCCGAGGTCCTCGCCCGTGAGGCGAGCTCGGCCGTCTCCTTTACGTCCCCTATAACGTCGAAGAGAGGGTAGTCCCGTCCGTCGGCCAGGGCCACGGCTATGCCTATGGATGAATCCGCTATAGCGGGGCAGTACACATGCACACCCGCCTCAAAGGCGGCCGTCAGTATCCCGTCGGTCTTCCTTCTTTTCGCCAGGTCCCTGCCGAGGAGATAAAAGTACTCCCTCGTCGTGTAAGGGCGCCTTTCGAGGCCCATGGAAAACTTATAGATGTACTCGTCCGAAGAGTTGAACTCCTCCTCTATCGCATAGACATCGTACATGCGGTCTATGCCCGAGTCCTTCAGCTCCCCGTCGTCCACCGTGTGGCTCCCCTGCCAGTGGAACCGTCCCAGTGTTTCGTGTATGTCGTGGAAGAGGTTCGCCCCGGTCGAGACGAGGCAGTCGATGTACCTTTTTTTTATGAGGTGGACGATAATGTTCCTCATGCCCGCGGGGACCATGGCGCCGGCGAGCCCCATGAATACCGTGCACCTTCTCCTTAGCATCTCCTCCCACACGTCGGCAGCCTGTGAGAGGTTCTTCCCCTGGAAGGCCGTATCCCCCATCCTTTTCAAGAGTTCGGATACGTCCCCCCGGGGTTCGACCGTAACGGGCCTTACGGGCTTCTTTATGTACTTTTTTCTCTTCTCCAGGTCGAACACGTCGAAGCCGACCTTTATGCGTTTCGGTTTCTTATTTTTCATAACTGTCTAATTTATTTTTTTTTATCCTGCCTGTCAAGGAATTTAACTCCCGCAAAACGATTTTAAAATTAAAGTTGCTACGGCCGTTAAGAGAATCAATCGGACGGCCGGAGGTCCTTTACCTTGAGCTGGATGTTCCTCGTGCCTCTCCAGTTGTCCATGTAGGGGTAGAAGGCGATGTCGAAGCCCCCGCCCTTTACCGGGTGCAGGTCACCGAGACCGAACCCTATTGCGCGCCTTCTGCAGCCGTCCTGCTTTACCGTCAGCTTCAGGTGTCCCTTGCCGACGACCTCGGTTGCGATGACGTGCGCATCCCTTGCCCCGAGAAGCGGCTGGCGGTTCGCGCGGCCGAAGGGGGAGA is drawn from Thermodesulfobacteriota bacterium and contains these coding sequences:
- a CDS encoding deoxyhypusine synthase family protein; protein product: MKNKKPKRIKVGFDVFDLEKRKKYIKKPVRPVTVEPRGDVSELLKRMGDTAFQGKNLSQAADVWEEMLRRRCTVFMGLAGAMVPAGMRNIIVHLIKKRYIDCLVSTGANLFHDIHETLGRFHWQGSHTVDDGELKDSGIDRMYDVYAIEEEFNSSDEYIYKFSMGLERRPYTTREYFYLLGRDLAKRRKTDGILTAAFEAGVHVYCPAIADSSIGIAVALADGRDYPLFDVIGDVKETAELASRARTSGVIFFGGGTPKNFIQQAEVTANMMGKPAPGHKYAIQVTADSPHWGGLSGCTFEEAQSWGKIAKKSRRVSVACDTTIALPIIATALAQRMRGFKRVLPKMDLKNSYRIKKRIWD